Genomic window (Cherax quadricarinatus isolate ZL_2023a unplaced genomic scaffold, ASM3850222v1 Contig4801, whole genome shotgun sequence):
TTAAATGAGggaagaaaatttcagaaacgaAATAATTAATTCTCTCAGAAAATGGATAACAGAATGTTACATCCTGTACTGTAAAGGATGTAACATCCTGTAAACTTTAAACTACTGTCAGATGAGTGAATTCTATGTTGGTAaaattttttgtgtgtgaaagaAAGATTATTATATGATAGTAATACTTTAATCTAAATGAACTATGAGTTTTATGGTATTTGAATTTCTAGAAtatatgaattatttttttttatttttttaataacaaAACTGGCTGTATGAAATAAAAAAGTTTATCAAACATTTTATATATTAGTTTGTGTTtctgtatattttattattaaaaattatttccatttatttctttcttcatttattttacatttaaaattataatgacagaacatgtaaaaaaacttcttgacattactatatatatatattagtgtggagtgggaaaaaacacacacacccacgacaCTATAAGGTTAACATCCTCTTATCTGTGGTAAAAGATCCAATAGTTttataaagatattattacttATTTAAACAGTATACAAAATGAATAATAATGGATCAAAGAAATTTTCATCCTATGATAGTTTGCAATTTGAAAAAGAGCGTTTAGATACTTTTATAGACTGGCCTATAAAATGGTTAAACCCAAGTGATTTAGCACGTGATGGATTTTACTATCTTAGAAAAGATGATCATTGTGCTTGTGTTTTTTGTCGAGGTATTGTAGGAGTGTGGGAAGAAGGTGATACACCTAGAAGAGAGCATGAAAAACATTTTCCAAGATGTCCATTTATAAGGGGAATGCCAGTTGGAAATATTCCAATTAAATATGATAAAATATTTGATTCCCTATCATCTATTCCTAAATTGCAAAATAGAAAGATAATGGAAATAGATGTCTGTGGTACACATTGCAGTAAGTATTATTTATCTATTTATTgaaaataatagaaaaaaaatTGTTATAATTATATTTTCTTAATGTATATTTTTAATGTATGTTTTATTTAATTTAAGATGGATCTGTAAAGCATACATTGTGTTTACCTCAACATAGTGGTCCTAAGCGAACAGACTATTTAACATATGAGAATAGAATAAAAAGTTTTGCTAGATGGCCAAATGGTGTTAAACAAAAACCTGAAGAATTGGCAGAAGCAGGATTCTTTTACT
Coding sequences:
- the LOC138852184 gene encoding death-associated inhibitor of apoptosis 1-like, producing the protein MNNNGSKKFSSYDSLQFEKERLDTFIDWPIKWLNPSDLARDGFYYLRKDDHCACVFCRGIVGVWEEGDTPRREHEKHFPRCPFIRGMPVGNIPIKYDKIFDSLSSIPKLQNRKIMEIDVCGTHCSKYYLSIYYGSVKHTLCLPQHSGPKRTDYLTYENRIKSFARWPNGVKQKPEELAEAGFFYCDLSDHVRCFHCGNGIRNWKSNGLPWIEHARWYPECNFLLLTKGQDFIDKVEKCI